From Candidatus Poribacteria bacterium, a single genomic window includes:
- a CDS encoding sulfatase, translating to MKNIVLLITDTFRYDNLGERARRPIRTPMLDRFEAERATAIDKFYMSSFPTVPHRTDIMTATVGWPHYPWQPIDLSGRSVISQLLSDQGYATQLICDTPHLFNVRFQHCFDAAFQHRGQEGDKPLLHHNDEIKIVMPNEKTRPHPSFRGHTLPNTHRWTNRYYQYESETFSGRTSETTIRWLEENHRSGPFFLWVDFFDPHEPWDPPEYLVKRYDPDYTGPPMLHPNYGLSSLFTDAELHNLWAHYAGEAELIDRHIGRVLQKVEDLELWDDTLVVVLSDHGMSIGEHSRTGKSNIDPEDERYWPTYPEINHEMFLIAGGDVPSGQHLDLIAQPMDIMPTLCELAGVTLDPPKPFEGRSFAQALRNGGTQHREYAVTGCNIGAPDGTVPRRATVPFLVTDRWGYAPVGEYGRPELFDLPADPIAENNIAADNMELVQELHEMFMAHLTEHNAPEKFLDLWKEEPSGDGRGKWSIDYPDDSDE from the coding sequence ATGAAAAATATTGTTTTACTGATCACCGATACCTTTCGGTATGACAATCTCGGCGAGCGGGCAAGACGTCCGATTCGCACGCCGATGTTGGATAGATTTGAGGCAGAACGCGCCACTGCTATCGACAAATTCTATATGAGTAGTTTCCCGACGGTGCCACACCGCACAGATATTATGACGGCGACAGTCGGGTGGCCCCACTATCCGTGGCAGCCCATCGATTTGAGCGGACGGAGCGTCATCTCGCAACTTCTCAGCGATCAGGGATACGCAACACAGCTTATCTGTGACACGCCACACCTGTTTAACGTGCGGTTCCAGCACTGTTTCGATGCGGCTTTCCAGCATCGTGGACAGGAAGGAGACAAACCACTTCTTCACCACAACGATGAAATAAAAATCGTTATGCCGAATGAGAAGACACGCCCGCACCCGTCATTCCGCGGACACACGCTGCCGAACACGCACCGCTGGACGAATCGCTACTACCAATATGAGTCGGAGACGTTCTCCGGTAGGACCTCCGAGACCACAATCCGATGGTTGGAGGAGAACCACCGTTCGGGTCCCTTCTTTCTCTGGGTAGATTTCTTCGATCCGCATGAACCGTGGGATCCGCCCGAATACCTCGTCAAACGCTACGATCCGGATTACACCGGTCCGCCGATGCTACATCCGAACTACGGTCTGTCGTCGCTCTTTACGGATGCCGAACTGCACAATCTCTGGGCACACTATGCAGGAGAGGCAGAACTCATCGACCGGCACATCGGACGGGTTCTGCAGAAGGTGGAAGATCTGGAGTTATGGGATGATACTCTTGTTGTTGTCCTGTCTGACCACGGCATGTCTATCGGCGAACACAGTAGAACAGGTAAATCCAATATCGACCCAGAGGATGAACGCTATTGGCCCACGTATCCGGAAATCAATCATGAGATGTTCCTGATTGCCGGTGGAGATGTGCCGAGCGGACAACATCTCGACCTCATCGCCCAACCGATGGACATCATGCCGACGCTCTGTGAATTGGCAGGCGTTACCTTGGATCCACCGAAACCGTTCGAGGGACGTTCCTTCGCACAGGCTCTCCGTAATGGCGGGACACAACATAGGGAATACGCCGTAACGGGTTGCAATATCGGGGCACCGGACGGAACTGTGCCACGTCGAGCAACAGTGCCGTTCCTCGTAACCGACCGCTGGGGATACGCCCCCGTCGGTGAATACGGTAGACCGGAACTCTTCGATCTACCCGCAGACCCGATAGCGGAGAACAACATCGCTGCGGATAACATGGAACTCGTCCAAGAGCTGCATGAAATGTTTATGGCGCATCTCACGGAGCATAACGCCCCTGAGAAGTTCCTTGATCTCTGGAAGGAAGAACCTTCTGGCGACGGACGCGGTAAATGGTCGATCGACTATCCTGACGATTCAGATGAATAA
- a CDS encoding DegT/DnrJ/EryC1/StrS family aminotransferase, which yields MAAKLAMYGGKRTVPDGLIQPWPEVTQSDKDAIAEVIAAEKITEQQRIQSEGLANEWAEYMDVEYCIPVNSGTAALHLCVAGVGIEPGDEVIIPAFTFWATAAAVLQHNAIPVFVDIDPITYCIDPNEIEAKITERTRAILPVHIHGMPADMDPILEIAKKHDLKVIEDVAQAHGAYYNGKLCGSFGDAAGYSTQASKTLSSGCQGGLFTTNDEQIYERAALLQYFGEIVVPGREREEQEYNAYGLGWMYRGDMFSQAFIRSQLKRLDLNNAMRIRNCHYLTECLDEIDGIETPVTPEACEPVYYNYVIGFDPEALGLDIPARTLREKVQAALQAEGVPTGQWQRLPVPSQEIFQNRIGYGTGCPWRCNNSTVEYKTDDYPRAVDFIDSHCYIFDVNPPNDIELMSFYVEAFHKVMDQLDAVLDAPAS from the coding sequence ATGGCAGCAAAACTCGCTATGTATGGTGGTAAACGGACTGTTCCCGACGGATTAATTCAACCGTGGCCAGAGGTTACGCAATCCGATAAGGACGCGATTGCCGAGGTGATCGCCGCCGAAAAAATCACGGAACAGCAACGGATCCAATCTGAAGGTCTCGCAAACGAATGGGCAGAATACATGGATGTCGAGTATTGTATCCCTGTCAACAGCGGGACGGCTGCGTTGCATCTGTGTGTCGCAGGGGTTGGTATCGAACCGGGAGATGAGGTCATTATTCCCGCCTTCACTTTCTGGGCAACAGCCGCCGCTGTTCTCCAGCACAACGCTATCCCCGTCTTTGTTGATATTGACCCCATAACTTACTGTATTGATCCCAACGAAATCGAAGCGAAAATCACGGAGCGGACTCGCGCGATTCTGCCGGTTCATATCCACGGTATGCCCGCCGATATGGACCCGATTTTGGAGATTGCGAAGAAGCACGACTTGAAAGTCATTGAGGATGTCGCGCAGGCGCACGGGGCATATTATAACGGCAAGCTGTGTGGATCCTTTGGCGATGCCGCGGGTTACAGTACGCAAGCCTCGAAGACACTAAGTAGCGGGTGTCAAGGCGGTTTGTTCACAACAAATGACGAGCAAATCTACGAGCGCGCAGCGTTGTTGCAGTATTTCGGAGAAATCGTCGTGCCCGGGCGGGAACGCGAGGAACAGGAATACAACGCTTACGGGCTTGGATGGATGTATCGTGGAGATATGTTCAGCCAGGCGTTCATCCGTAGCCAGCTCAAACGGCTCGACCTGAACAACGCCATGCGGATCCGAAATTGCCATTATCTCACAGAGTGTCTTGATGAAATTGACGGCATTGAAACACCGGTTACGCCAGAAGCGTGTGAACCCGTGTATTACAACTATGTCATTGGTTTCGATCCAGAGGCGTTGGGATTAGATATTCCTGCACGAACCCTGCGTGAGAAAGTCCAAGCGGCATTACAAGCTGAAGGAGTGCCAACAGGACAATGGCAACGTCTCCCTGTGCCGTCTCAAGAGATATTCCAAAACCGGATCGGTTACGGAACAGGTTGCCCGTGGCGATGTAACAATTCGACTGTCGAGTATAAGACGGATGACTATCCGCGAGCCGTTGATTTCATTGATTCGCACTGTTATATCTTTGATGTTAATCCCCCCAACGATATCGAGTTGATGTCCTTTTACGTCGAAGCGTTCCATAAGGTGATGGATCAACTGGATGCCGTGCTTGACGCGCCTGCTTCTTAA
- a CDS encoding type II toxin-antitoxin system HigB family toxin: MEIVRQDRLIEFAQRHPNTRPSLTRWYHLVRERSFSSFVELRSVFPQVSRIGKFTIFNIAGNNARLIVSMRYDEERIYIRHVLTHAEYDKGKWKE; the protein is encoded by the coding sequence ATGGAAATTGTTCGGCAAGACCGCCTCATTGAATTTGCACAAAGGCATCCAAATACGCGACCATCACTCACCCGTTGGTATCATTTGGTGCGGGAAAGAAGTTTCAGTTCGTTTGTAGAATTGCGTTCTGTATTTCCTCAGGTCTCTCGGATAGGAAAATTTACAATTTTCAATATTGCTGGTAATAACGCACGCCTCATCGTTTCTATGAGATATGATGAAGAGAGAATCTACATTCGGCATGTGTTAACACATGCCGAGTACGATAAAGGAAAGTGGAAGGAGTAG
- a CDS encoding glutamate--tRNA ligase, whose product MNDTPGGVTTVVRDPVRVRMAPSPTGYLHIGGARTALFNYLFAKHHNGTFILRIDDTDTARSTDESMQEIYDALKWLSINWDEQYVQSERRNIYGRYVSQLLEDGNAYHCYCTPEELEEIRTQARANKQTRSYDGRCRDLTAEAVERFVADGRKPTVRIKMPDTPIRVDDIILGSRNIDPATLEDEVIVRSNGMPNYNLTSIIDDAEMQITHVIRGTEHLNNTPKQIAIANALDLSVPQFAHIPLVLDSSGRKMSKRHHGDLVAVNRYREQGYLPEAMLNFVVRLGWSYDDKQEIFSVDELIGKFDLGRVGKSGSVFDIKKLEWLNSHYINQLNVTARTDAVIPFWQEVGLLNHSIGDRDWLEGIVEAVGERLTTLQDIVPQTSYFFTDAFEYESKAVKKWWGNSEEKKQKTREILTNVSQILEEIPTFDIETIEAAIWKYTDENNIKRVAAMQALRIALTGTSFGPSLFDIVVLLGKNEVLKRIPKAIEHCT is encoded by the coding sequence ATGAACGACACACCAGGCGGAGTAACAACCGTTGTGAGAGACCCAGTCCGAGTGCGGATGGCACCCTCGCCCACTGGTTACTTACACATCGGCGGTGCACGAACAGCACTGTTCAACTATCTGTTCGCCAAGCACCACAACGGCACATTCATCCTCCGAATTGACGATACCGATACGGCGCGTTCCACGGATGAATCCATGCAGGAAATCTATGATGCATTGAAGTGGTTGAGCATCAATTGGGACGAGCAATACGTCCAGTCGGAGCGGCGAAATATCTATGGCAGATACGTCTCGCAGCTGCTTGAGGACGGCAACGCATACCACTGCTATTGCACGCCGGAAGAATTAGAGGAGATTCGCACACAAGCGCGCGCCAATAAACAAACGCGGTCCTACGATGGGAGATGCCGAGATTTAACCGCAGAAGCCGTTGAACGTTTCGTAGCAGACGGTAGAAAGCCGACCGTGCGCATCAAAATGCCTGACACCCCAATCCGTGTTGATGACATCATCCTCGGCTCTCGGAATATTGATCCTGCTACCTTAGAAGATGAAGTAATTGTGCGTTCAAACGGGATGCCGAACTACAATCTTACCTCAATTATCGACGATGCGGAGATGCAGATAACGCACGTCATTCGGGGAACAGAGCATCTCAATAATACACCGAAACAAATTGCAATCGCGAATGCCCTTGATTTAAGTGTTCCTCAGTTTGCGCATATTCCACTGGTGTTGGATAGTAGTGGAAGGAAGATGAGCAAACGACACCACGGCGACCTTGTCGCTGTTAACCGCTACCGTGAGCAGGGGTATTTACCTGAAGCAATGCTAAATTTCGTTGTTCGTCTCGGCTGGTCCTACGACGATAAACAGGAAATTTTTTCTGTTGATGAACTCATCGGAAAATTCGATCTTGGGCGGGTTGGAAAGAGTGGGAGCGTTTTTGATATTAAGAAACTGGAGTGGCTCAATTCCCACTATATTAATCAACTAAATGTAACGGCACGGACGGATGCGGTCATCCCATTCTGGCAGGAAGTAGGTTTATTGAATCATTCAATTGGAGATCGGGACTGGCTGGAAGGCATTGTGGAAGCAGTGGGTGAACGCTTGACGACACTTCAAGATATCGTCCCACAGACCTCCTATTTCTTTACCGACGCATTCGAGTATGAATCGAAAGCGGTGAAGAAATGGTGGGGAAACTCAGAAGAGAAAAAACAGAAAACCCGCGAGATTCTGACGAATGTTTCACAGATCTTGGAAGAGATCCCTACCTTTGATATAGAAACAATTGAAGCGGCAATTTGGAAGTACACAGATGAGAACAACATCAAACGTGTCGCAGCGATGCAAGCGTTGCGGATCGCACTGACAGGGACATCGTTCGGTCCGAGTCTCTTTGATATTGTTGTGCTGCTCGGTAAAAACGAAGTTTTAAAACGGATCCCAAAGGCGATAGAACACTGCACTTAG
- a CDS encoding glutamine--tRNA ligase/YqeY domain fusion protein: MKHSDPHLKENANNSSDTNFIRQAIEEDLKANRYDGRVHTRFPPEPSGYLHIGHAKAICISFGIAEDFGGLYNLRFDDSNPLTEDSEYVEGIKQDVHWLGFDWKDREYHASDYFETLYGYAVKLIEKGKAYVCDLTPEQMRTYRGTLVEPGKDSPYRDRSIEENLALFRGMREGEFPDGFRTLRAKIDMSSPNVNMRDPVMYRILRAHHHRQGDDWCIYPTYDFTHGQSDSIEGVTHSLCDVQFEDHRPLYDWFLESLEIYQPRQIEFARLNLTYTVLGKRKLKILVEEGHVSGWDDPRLPTLSGMRRRGYTPEAIRDFCNRIGVSKADNLIEMGQLEYSIRDDLNRRAPRVMAVLNPVKVIIDNYPEGQVEMFDAENNPEDENAGTRQIPFSREIYIEREDFMEDPPRKFFRLAPGREVRLKHAYYIQCERVVKDENGEIVQIHCTYDPDTRGGWSEDGRKVRGTLHWVSAEHAVDTEVRLYDSLFTEREPESAADGADWMQFLNPNSLEILSDCKVEPSLVDATPEDRYQFLRMGYFCLDPDTTSEKLVFNRTVPLRDSWAKIQRGQ, encoded by the coding sequence ATGAAGCATTCTGATCCCCATTTAAAAGAAAACGCTAACAACTCCTCTGATACAAACTTTATTCGTCAAGCGATTGAGGAAGATCTCAAGGCAAATAGGTATGATGGTAGGGTGCATACCCGATTCCCGCCAGAACCGAGCGGTTACCTCCATATCGGACACGCCAAGGCTATCTGTATCAGTTTCGGTATTGCCGAAGATTTCGGCGGACTTTACAATTTACGGTTTGATGACAGCAATCCCCTCACAGAAGATAGCGAGTACGTAGAAGGAATCAAGCAGGATGTCCATTGGCTCGGATTCGATTGGAAAGATCGAGAATATCACGCTTCGGACTATTTTGAGACACTCTACGGGTATGCCGTCAAACTCATAGAGAAAGGGAAAGCCTACGTCTGTGATTTGACACCGGAGCAGATGCGCACCTATCGCGGCACTTTGGTCGAACCGGGGAAAGACAGCCCTTATCGCGACCGGTCCATTGAGGAAAATCTGGCATTGTTCCGTGGAATGCGAGAAGGTGAATTCCCTGACGGTTTCCGCACACTCCGCGCAAAAATTGATATGTCGAGTCCGAATGTGAATATGCGCGATCCTGTGATGTACCGTATCCTCCGCGCGCATCACCATCGTCAGGGCGATGACTGGTGCATCTATCCCACCTACGATTTTACCCACGGACAATCCGACTCGATAGAAGGTGTGACGCACTCACTCTGTGATGTTCAGTTTGAAGACCATCGTCCGCTCTATGACTGGTTTTTAGAGTCGCTGGAGATTTATCAGCCTCGACAGATTGAATTCGCACGGCTGAATCTCACCTATACTGTGTTGGGCAAACGGAAACTCAAAATCCTCGTTGAGGAAGGGCATGTCAGCGGATGGGACGATCCGCGATTGCCGACGCTCTCTGGGATGCGTCGCCGTGGGTATACGCCGGAGGCTATCCGGGATTTTTGCAACCGCATCGGCGTTTCTAAGGCGGATAATCTCATTGAGATGGGGCAACTCGAATACTCTATTCGTGATGATTTAAATCGTCGCGCCCCTCGTGTCATGGCGGTTCTCAATCCGGTTAAGGTTATTATCGACAACTACCCAGAGGGACAGGTCGAGATGTTCGACGCTGAAAATAATCCGGAAGACGAGAACGCCGGGACACGGCAGATCCCGTTTTCGCGGGAAATCTATATTGAACGAGAAGATTTTATGGAGGATCCGCCACGGAAGTTCTTCAGATTGGCTCCAGGACGAGAGGTGCGGCTTAAGCACGCCTATTATATTCAGTGTGAACGGGTCGTTAAAGACGAAAACGGCGAAATTGTTCAGATTCACTGCACCTATGATCCCGATACACGTGGGGGCTGGTCGGAAGACGGACGCAAGGTGAGAGGCACATTGCATTGGGTCTCTGCCGAACACGCTGTTGATACCGAGGTCCGCCTCTACGATTCGCTCTTTACAGAACGTGAACCCGAGAGCGCAGCAGATGGAGCAGACTGGATGCAATTCCTCAATCCCAACTCCTTAGAGATTCTAAGCGATTGCAAAGTTGAACCGAGTCTCGTTGATGCGACACCGGAAGACCGGTATCAATTCCTCCGGATGGGCTATTTTTGCCTGGATCCAGATACAACATCAGAGAAATTAGTATTCAATCGCACTGTCCCACTACGGGATAGCTGGGCGAAGATTCAGAGAGGGCAGTAA
- a CDS encoding YvcK family protein — MALKLACIGGGSGLSALLSGIKHYADLEKGRDHLIDLDSLAAIVTVSDDGGSSGRLVEEFDMLPPGDIRRLLFTLSDADELAGLFEYRFSSNGELGGHTVGNLLLTALTEKFEGNFPKAIQAASRLLSVRGQIIPVTLDYTVLCAELADGDIVRGESTIPVRENREPIKRVFFEPRENGKTHHSPDEVYECQAHEGAVEALINADVIIIGPGSLYTSIMPNLVIKGIVETIQRSDAIKIYVCNVMTQPGETDGYAVTDHVNAILDHARIPINYVVVNNQPAPTEIMQEYVRKELVSQLTRIRSLSEEGLSMLYEDTQHLMDVLDLAKDISSLSVETMQVADASKVQVSYNREQETLEAQGISVIEADLIRDMVVTEFGTWLGGVQMNVIRHDPEKLVRSLVKIFRNHPKLQESV; from the coding sequence ATGGCTTTGAAACTTGCCTGCATCGGAGGCGGAAGTGGTTTATCCGCTTTGCTGAGCGGCATTAAACACTATGCCGATCTGGAGAAGGGTAGAGATCACCTTATTGATTTGGATAGCTTGGCGGCAATTGTTACCGTTTCTGATGATGGTGGAAGTTCAGGGCGGCTTGTTGAAGAGTTTGACATGCTCCCACCCGGCGATATCCGTAGACTCCTGTTCACGTTATCCGATGCTGATGAACTCGCAGGACTTTTTGAATATCGCTTTTCGAGCAATGGTGAACTCGGTGGACATACTGTCGGAAATCTCTTGCTAACAGCACTCACGGAAAAGTTTGAAGGAAACTTCCCGAAAGCAATTCAGGCGGCATCAAGATTACTCTCGGTTCGTGGGCAAATTATTCCTGTTACGTTGGATTATACCGTTTTGTGTGCGGAACTCGCAGACGGAGATATTGTTCGAGGTGAATCCACGATACCCGTCCGGGAAAACCGTGAACCGATTAAGCGCGTCTTTTTTGAACCTCGCGAGAACGGGAAGACGCATCATTCTCCCGATGAAGTCTATGAATGTCAAGCGCATGAAGGCGCGGTGGAAGCACTAATTAACGCCGACGTAATTATCATTGGTCCCGGAAGCCTTTACACCAGTATTATGCCAAATCTGGTTATCAAAGGCATCGTCGAAACGATTCAGCGTTCAGACGCGATTAAAATCTATGTCTGTAACGTTATGACACAACCCGGGGAAACTGATGGTTATGCCGTCACGGATCACGTTAATGCTATTTTGGACCACGCCAGGATTCCGATCAATTACGTCGTGGTGAATAACCAACCCGCTCCAACAGAAATCATGCAAGAGTATGTCCGGAAGGAATTAGTTTCGCAGTTGACTCGCATCCGCTCGCTTTCCGAGGAAGGGCTTTCGATGCTCTATGAAGATACGCAGCACCTCATGGACGTGCTCGACTTGGCAAAAGATATCTCGTCCTTGTCTGTTGAGACGATGCAAGTCGCAGATGCGTCAAAGGTGCAAGTCTCTTATAATCGTGAGCAGGAAACTCTTGAGGCACAGGGAATTAGTGTGATTGAGGCGGACCTCATTCGGGATATGGTCGTCACTGAATTTGGCACATGGTTAGGCGGCGTTCAGATGAACGTTATTCGCCACGATCCCGAAAAGTTAGTCCGCTCTCTTGTGAAGATCTTTCGGAACCATCCAAAACTCCAAGAGTCGGTTTGA
- the glmM gene encoding phosphoglucosamine mutase: MTPNGTLHKGYREDCMGKAEKPIVSVSGVRGEVGVSLDVRIITQFAMAFGTFVGGRTVVIGRDSRTSSPMIRHAVLAGLFATGCHIIDVGLCPTPTILLMAKALGAQGSITITASHNPVAWNGIEFAAASGRLLTQVERDTLMQIYETEDFALAPWNEQGTFETCEDAVGYHLDQILCSPWLAPDLIRKAELKVVIDSGNGAGSVISPSLLRKLGCRVVELNCVADGHFRRPAEPTPEALDALCKTVLASGADIGFAHDADADRLVVVTERGVPLSGEWTLAFIADFMLSKTKGDVVATVSTSRMLDDIAANHGVVLHRTKVGVGWVVEKMHETNAAIGGEGTGGVIYPNIHYTTDGMASIAAIAQYLAESGVSVTQLVENIPQYQMCRKKLEIPSHALATRLVDLALEVYKEASDAEAEPQLELTDGVKRVWDDRWVNIRPSGTEPVIRIFSEAPTFAVAEQLCDETLETLTMLMKQNPR, encoded by the coding sequence TTGACACCTAATGGCACGCTGCATAAAGGCTACAGAGAGGATTGTATGGGCAAGGCAGAAAAACCGATAGTGAGTGTTTCAGGCGTTCGTGGTGAGGTGGGTGTTTCGCTCGATGTCCGAATCATTACGCAATTTGCAATGGCGTTCGGCACCTTTGTCGGTGGTAGAACAGTGGTGATTGGCAGGGATTCCCGAACTTCCAGTCCGATGATCCGACATGCGGTCCTTGCTGGGCTTTTCGCCACAGGCTGTCACATCATTGATGTAGGGCTTTGTCCAACGCCCACGATACTCCTAATGGCGAAAGCTCTCGGGGCACAAGGAAGTATTACAATTACAGCCAGCCATAATCCTGTCGCGTGGAACGGGATCGAATTTGCGGCTGCTTCAGGACGCCTTTTGACACAGGTAGAACGAGACACATTGATGCAGATTTACGAAACAGAGGATTTCGCACTTGCCCCTTGGAACGAACAAGGAACGTTTGAAACCTGTGAAGATGCAGTCGGTTATCATCTCGATCAAATTCTGTGTTCCCCTTGGTTGGCACCGGATTTAATCCGAAAAGCCGAGTTGAAGGTCGTAATTGATTCTGGCAACGGTGCAGGAAGTGTGATAAGTCCGTCCCTCTTGCGGAAACTCGGTTGTCGCGTTGTTGAACTTAACTGTGTCGCGGATGGGCATTTTCGCCGCCCTGCCGAACCTACACCTGAGGCGTTAGACGCCCTTTGTAAAACGGTTCTTGCTTCTGGTGCTGATATTGGCTTTGCCCACGACGCGGATGCGGATCGGCTCGTCGTTGTTACAGAGCGTGGGGTTCCATTGAGCGGTGAATGGACGCTCGCGTTTATCGCTGATTTTATGCTGAGTAAAACGAAAGGCGATGTCGTTGCGACGGTATCAACGAGTCGAATGTTGGATGATATTGCAGCGAATCATGGTGTTGTGCTCCACCGAACGAAAGTCGGTGTCGGTTGGGTTGTTGAGAAGATGCACGAGACTAATGCAGCTATCGGTGGTGAAGGCACTGGCGGCGTTATCTATCCTAATATTCACTACACGACGGATGGCATGGCTTCTATTGCAGCGATCGCACAATATCTCGCTGAATCTGGTGTGTCGGTAACGCAGCTTGTGGAGAACATACCGCAATATCAGATGTGCCGCAAGAAATTAGAAATTCCGTCGCACGCGCTTGCAACACGTCTTGTGGATCTCGCTTTGGAGGTTTATAAAGAAGCCAGTGACGCTGAAGCAGAACCGCAACTCGAACTAACGGACGGTGTCAAACGCGTCTGGGATGACCGATGGGTGAACATCCGTCCATCCGGCACGGAGCCTGTAATTCGGATTTTTAGTGAGGCACCGACTTTCGCTGTGGCGGAGCAGTTGTGTGACGAGACGCTTGAAACACTAACGATGTTAATGAAACAAAATCCGCGTTAA
- a CDS encoding tetratricopeptide repeat protein, whose translation MQMNNGFSELAKLIFKNSADEERLKQLLSDNYSETDLAAYLHSKEPLVGRAAGFALRLIGSSDAIPALVDALKNKDRGTRFNAEYALWEIWSHSGDDAVDTMLENGKNLLKNESYQQAVECFTSVIETDPNFAEGYNQRAIAYFMLEEWSKAIRDCKRTISLNPDHFGAFAGMGHVYVRLGKIDEALEAYKQALVINPNLISIAEAVLRLRSRTQSE comes from the coding sequence ATGCAGATGAACAATGGATTTTCCGAATTAGCGAAGCTGATATTCAAGAATTCGGCGGACGAAGAGAGGCTCAAACAACTGCTGAGTGATAACTATTCAGAAACCGATCTTGCTGCCTATCTTCATAGCAAAGAACCATTAGTTGGACGCGCTGCAGGGTTCGCGCTTCGGTTAATTGGTAGCTCGGACGCGATTCCTGCGTTGGTAGATGCCCTGAAAAATAAGGACCGTGGGACCCGCTTCAATGCGGAATACGCCTTGTGGGAAATCTGGTCTCATTCTGGTGATGACGCTGTTGACACGATGCTTGAGAACGGTAAAAACTTGCTTAAAAATGAGTCGTATCAACAAGCCGTTGAATGCTTCACTTCTGTAATTGAGACGGATCCGAATTTCGCCGAGGGGTATAACCAACGCGCAATCGCTTATTTTATGCTTGAGGAATGGAGTAAAGCGATTCGTGATTGCAAACGGACGATTTCCCTCAACCCGGATCACTTCGGTGCGTTTGCCGGCATGGGACATGTTTATGTCAGACTTGGCAAGATTGATGAGGCACTTGAGGCGTATAAGCAAGCTTTGGTTATTAACCCGAACCTAATTTCTATCGCTGAAGCAGTATTACGGCTTCGTAGTCGGACGCAAAGTGAATGA
- a CDS encoding alkaline phosphatase family protein, with amino-acid sequence MKRRKILILCIDAGSHDYLVASDLPNIHELAKSGFYVHANAVIPSVTNVNNVSIATGTFPETHGITTNYHVDRATGKGEFIEDNRFLLAPTLFETAKACKFADKTALFVTKKKLLRMLEAGTDIAVAAESPPSDYIHTVGRVEPIYSAEINWWLLRAVHAVLRTDNPDLVYCSTTDWVQHKYAPDEDISQQHLEELDRIIGNIVDDEPEREIYITADHGMFAKTTAIDPGRVLTEHSIPASSIPIIKDRYVAHHGNLGGAAYVFLKDHADMTQAIQVLLNTSGIEEVHSAEDAAGTFRLHRERIGDLFVLADKTTVFGELETAVEPTAVRSHGSRHESYVPIIGYNSPWSAADFEYNVDVGRLFLESLQ; translated from the coding sequence GTGAAAAGGCGAAAAATCCTCATCCTCTGTATCGACGCGGGTAGCCACGATTACCTCGTCGCGAGCGACCTTCCTAACATCCATGAGTTGGCAAAATCCGGATTTTATGTCCATGCTAATGCCGTTATCCCCTCGGTCACGAATGTAAATAACGTCAGTATCGCAACCGGAACATTCCCAGAAACCCATGGTATCACAACGAATTACCATGTAGACAGGGCAACCGGTAAAGGGGAATTCATTGAGGACAATCGTTTTCTTCTCGCGCCGACACTCTTTGAGACCGCAAAAGCCTGCAAATTCGCAGACAAAACAGCACTCTTCGTGACAAAGAAAAAATTGCTTCGGATGCTCGAAGCAGGCACCGATATAGCGGTCGCCGCTGAATCGCCACCCTCTGATTACATCCACACAGTCGGTCGGGTTGAACCGATTTATTCCGCTGAAATCAATTGGTGGCTGCTCCGTGCCGTGCATGCGGTGCTGCGGACAGACAACCCAGACCTCGTTTACTGCTCAACAACGGATTGGGTTCAACACAAATATGCACCTGATGAGGACATCTCCCAACAGCACCTTGAGGAATTGGATAGAATTATCGGGAATATCGTTGATGATGAGCCGGAACGCGAAATCTATATCACAGCCGACCATGGGATGTTCGCGAAAACCACTGCGATTGACCCAGGGCGTGTCTTAACAGAGCATAGTATCCCTGCAAGTTCGATTCCCATTATTAAGGATCGCTACGTCGCGCATCACGGCAATTTAGGGGGTGCTGCCTATGTGTTCCTCAAGGATCACGCGGATATGACACAAGCGATTCAGGTACTTCTGAATACGTCCGGTATTGAAGAGGTCCATTCCGCAGAAGATGCGGCAGGCACGTTTCGTCTCCATCGTGAACGGATTGGGGACCTCTTTGTATTAGCAGACAAAACGACTGTTTTCGGTGAATTGGAAACGGCAGTAGAACCGACTGCGGTGCGTTCGCACGGGTCGCGCCATGAAAGTTATGTGCCGATCATTGGCTATAATAGTCCTTGGTCTGCGGCAGATTTTGAATATAATGTTGATGTCGGAAGACTCTTTTTAGAGAGTTTGCAGTAG